The Candidatus Mancarchaeum acidiphilum sequence AAAGTCCATGGAGGAAGCAGCTAAGAACAAGGGATTGTCATTTACTTGGGATATAGCTTATGATGTGCCAAATATAGATGCCGACTTAAACAGGCTTATACAAGTATTGGTAAATCTTATAGGGAATTCAATCAAGTTCACTGAATCAGGTGGGATCACAGTAAAGATATTCAAGAAATCACGCAAATCAGTTCAATTTGAGGTAAATGATACCGGGATAGGGATAAGTGACGAGGACAAAAGGAAAATATTCAAGAAATTCTACCAAGCCCCTAAAAGAGGGCTAGTAAAGCCGGATGGAACTGGAACAGGTCTAGGATTAGCAATAACAAAAGATATAGTATCGCTTCATGGCGGCAAGATACGTTTTGACTCCAAACTAGGAAAAGGCACTAAATTCTGGTTTACTCTTCCGATAACCTACAAGAACAAGGCTTCAAATAAGGCTTAATCTCAGCCGAATGTTGCATTATAAGTTATATGGGAATAATCAGGAGATATACCCAAACTTGGGCTGACGGGATATATATTTAGTGTCGCATTGTCACTGCTAACACTGGTCATCTTTATTATTAGGTTTGCATATTTTCCTGATGTATTTATATGTACTAATGTACCAACAGGAAGATTCACCTCGATAGGCTTGTTTATGAATATAGGGGATTTTGTAATATAAACATCAGCAGTATTGGATTTTGAGTTTGTGCTATAAAGGTATATCGAATATTCAGAATTATTTATACTGTAAACAATCCCTTTTGAAGTGCCTATTGATAATGTCACATTTCCCTTGTAAACCCCGGTATTATAGTATGCTGCGACTGCAATTACTATAATAATTATCAACACAACTAGAATTGCGATTCCATAAGTCATATTATTGTATTTATTCTTTGATTTAAGCTTTGGCGATCCAAGCTTGTTCTGACCCTTTTTAACTTTAGTGGGATTGCGATTATTTAGCAATTTGTCAGCATCGCTTTCTTTTTTATCAACCATAAATGCACCATCAATTAGAAATGAATACAGAAAAAGATTATCTATATAACTATAAATACATTTCGTTATACCAATGCAAGAAAGAATCAAATTAAATTTATGTGTTAATACGAGCAAAACATTGCCATATAGCAAATAGAAATGTTTTTATAAATGCAAAGCTATTATCTTTTGTAAAGGTGATAATATTGGCCAACATAGGAGAAGAGACTAATTCTGACAAGAAGAGCTCACATTATGATGAAGTGTTAAATGTTATAAATACCAACCAGCAGATAGCTTACCATGATATAAAAGATGCACTTGAAAAGGAGATAAGTGATTCGGAACTTGACAAAACTTTGAAGAATCTTGAAAACGACAAGAAAATAATATCAAGGAGCAGTGGCGGGATAATGACCTACTACTCTTTATATGATGAACCGAGAATAAGCAAAATAATGATAGTAGAGGATGATAAAAACATAAACAAGCTAATGTCAATATCAATAGGAAAGGGGTACGACATTACACAAGTATACGATGGAGGTGAAGCATTAGGACTAATAAAAAAGATACACCCAAATCTCATAATACTTGACCTAATGCTTCCAGTAATAGACGGAATGCAGATATGTGAAAGGGTTAAGAGTGATCCTGAACTATCTTCAGCAATAGTTATCCTTGTTTCTGCCATGGACCCTACAAGCAATAGATTTAAAGGAATAAAGAACGGGGCTGATTATTACATAAAGAAGCCTTTTGATCCTCTTGAATTGCGCACACTGGTGACTTTGTTCTTGAAGAAAAAGGGAAAGCGCTTTGATCCACTGATAGATTTGCCGGACGAAGAGAGGATATCAGCAGAGCTGGAAAGGTCACTTAAGCAAGGTGAGAAGTACAAGATAGGTACATTGAGCATTGAGAACCTTGGGCCTTATGCAAATAGGTTCGGAGAGCACTCTGCCATAATATTATTGAGGTTAATATCCCAGCTGCTTCAAGACCTAATAAAGAACAAAGACCTATTCGTTGGTTTCCTTAATAGCGACTCCTTTGTGATAGCAGGCATGGAAGACGACGTTAACAAGGCAGTAGAGGCTGCCCAAAAGGAATTTAATGCAGTGCTTACCTTTGTAGTCCAGGATATAGGATACAGGCAGATAGACCTTAATCTGGACAACATATTCGAGTCTAACGAAATCCCAAAACTTGCATTGACATATCGTGAAGCTCCAAAAGAGCTGATTAAGGAGAGAAGAGAAAAAATATTGATAGGCAAGGACCAGAAAAGCGGGGATTTGGGTTCATACACATATGACGAATTGCAAAAACTGTTTGGAAGGGAGGATCTTGATGTTATAATAACAAGGGATGCAAACGGTATAAAGCTTAGAGTAGGGAAGGTAAACAACGATAAAGGGGAAGAGAAATAAATGTACAAGCGATCTCAGGCGGCATTGGACTTCTTGGTGTCCTATGGAATAGCATTTTTAGTAATAGCAATAGCCATCTACATAATTTTTACATCTGGAATATTCTCGCCAAGTATAACTCCAACCTCTTGTACCCCCTCTCCGGGATTTGAGTGCCTTCCTTCCTTGCTATCAACCAATGGGACTATAATAATGCGCATACTTCAGGTAACAGGAAGCACGATAAGGATAAATGGGATTGCTTGCACCACATTATTGGAGAACGCAACCAACCAAATTCCTCTATACGGAAACATAAATATTACAGGCCCTGCTGCATCCCCTCAATTCTATCCCAACGGTTATGAAATCCCAAATGGGGGCATTGAATATAGCGATAATTACACAACGTTAGAAGCAAAATGCTATGGTGGGAAAAGCTCTTTAGCTACAGGAAAATTAGGAAATATCTTTAAGGGTTATGTAGTTTTAAATTATACAATGGAAAATTCTGATAGGCCATACATAAAGCAGGAAGTTGCCTATTTGACAATTAAATATACGTAAATTATAAAAAATCAAAAAAGAATCTTATCGGTCTCGTGATATAATGAAAAAATTGATTGTATTGATGTTCGCATTGCTGGTAATGTCAGGTTTAGGATATATATCAGCGCAATCAGCCCAAAACTCATCTTTGCAGCCCTCCTATGTAAGAATGATTGAACCATACAGCAGTATCTTATATGCGAACAGCAGTGTTTACCTTGGCAAAGTCGCACCAGGGCAAACATTCTACGTAACTATATCCTCAACATCCCTAAATAAAAATAATAAATCCATAAACTTAGGATGGAACCATTTTGTAGCATATGGATTGCCAAAGGGGTGGGTGGTAGAAAATTCCTCCTACAATATAAATGAGCCTTCGGTAAAGATAAAAGCAGCTTCAAATGCAAGTTACGGAATTTACAATTTCACATTAGAAGCAGTTAACTCTGGGGACATAGCAGGCATAGGAGAGCCAAAAATACATGCAGAAATAAATGTCTCCAAAGATGTTATAAAGTTGTATCTACCTTATACCAGCATAAAAATAAACCCTCTGCAGGCAAGTATAGTTTACGTTATAATAAACAATACAGGAGTTTCAGATAATCCATTCATAATAGGATCAACAGGCGTGCCTGGCTGGAATTTTACCCAATCAGTAATATCAAAGCATGGAAGCAGCAATGAATTCGCTTATCCCGTGAAAGTAGATGCACCAGGAATATACACAATGTCATTATACGTTAGGTCGGCTACCAGCCCCGAAGTATACGAATCAGAGAATATAAGTGTAACCGCAAGAAGCACGTTGTTTACAGATTATAATTCAATAGGATCAGGATCCGTATTGTTCCCAATAATATATGCCCCAGTCGATGCTGTAATGTACCTGATTGGGGTTTTAGTTAAAGTGATGTAAAATGCCCAAAAAGAATTCAGATAAAAATTCAAATAAAAAGAAGCAGATGAAAGTAGCATATGTAAAATTGGCTTCATTAAAGGATTTTGTCAAGTCGTCATGTGACTTCAGCAGGAACTTCCTCTCTTCAATATCCATGAAGGAAGGGAAGAGATACAGGCTTATAGCCGAGGGCGAAAGGATAAATGAAACTGAGATACTATACTATTATGATACGGATAAAATAAGCAATTTCATAATATACAACCCAGTGAAAGATTTGGAGCCTGAAATGTCGTCAAAAAAGGACAATACTGACATGTACAACAACTATATAATAAGCATAGCTAGCATGCTATCAAACCCTTTTAAGGAATCAGAGCTAAAGCAGGGATCGGTCAACATGGTTGAAATTGAATCCTATAAAGCACTGCTGATAGCCGCAATCAATCGTTTTTCAGATGACAACTCCATAGGGAAGATTTACCTTTTCAATTATGGCAAGAAGCCTTATATAGGAACATTCAACCTAATGAATGGCAGCGATAACAGCACATTTTTCTTCTCAAAGCTTCCAGAAGAGATGTTAAAAGAGGACAATGGATTCTTTAAATATGATTATAACTCTGACAGCATAGAAATAAATAATAACTTTTCTACCGATAACTTAATACACGTCAGGATTGTGAATTTGGCAGAGCCGTTCAAGTTTTTTAAGCCCGAATAGCTCAGTGGTAGAGCGACTGACTGTTAATCAGTAGGTCGTAGGTCCGATCCCTACTCCGGGCGCTTGTGCTTTACAATCAATCCTAATCGTCAAGCTATTTATTTTGATATGTGACACTGTGCTGCCTGATAGCAAATAATACAAGTAATAGAAGAAATACAAGTAATAGAAAATCAAGAAGCCAATATCTGATATATTGCTTTAGCAATCGTACGCGTAATATAGTTAGCTATATAACGATATCTCGATATAAAAATCCAAAAGGAAAAAGGCTTAAACATAACATATTATATATTGACTATAGGTGTTATACAATTTCACAAGAAACAACCACTATGCAACTAAATAAATCCGTTGTTAAGGCACTTAAGCAAATAAAGAAATACTCCAGAGAGACTTATAATAGGACAATCCTAAATCTTGACCCAAGAGACACGACGCAGGAATGCAGCAGCTGTCATTATATAAAGAGAGGGGAGGAGAAGTTGACTCTCAAGGACAGAATATACTGCTGCAACATCTGCGGACTGGAAATGGACAGAGACATAAACGCATCGATAAACATACTCAATAGAGCTACCCTCGGACAGAGGGGAAGTCACACTCAGGGAGAAAATGTAAGACCTCAACAGGAGGCAGTCTTCGAGGAACTGAGAACCGATAAAACACATCCTTTGTTGGATGCAGTGATTGCATGACGCAGAGGAAGTCCACACCGTTTACGGGTGGGAGGATGTCACAGATATAGAAGGTCCAAAGATCATACCTGCGTTGGTGTTATCGGAGGAATTATGAAATATAATTATAGCAGGAATAACTACAAATCTTCAAATGGTGTGGTACGCATATTTACATAGGAACAAGCAACCAGGACAGTGTAATAAAACTTAACTATATACTTACAATTACGGATTATGCGATAATGAAAACGGTTTTTAAATTAAGCCCCAAGAAGAAACACCTTGTTTTTGAAGGATTAGCCAAAAAGCTAGGGCTTCTGAAAATTTAGGTAGCATAAATTATGCAGTATTTTATTGCCTTGTCAGACATCAATTACTATATCTGCTTTGTAAACTCCATCTGCAAACTTTAGTGACATGTTGTACTTGGATACTCCCTTGACCTCTATGTATGAGTACTTGTCCTGCTTTTTCACAGCATCAAGCTCCACTCTTACATTATCCTTGGTTTTTCCATTATGCATTTCAATGGAAGACACCCTGAATATGAAAAGGCCCCTGTAATCAGCTATAGAAAGCGCGTCTTGAAGAACATACCACAATAAATCGAGATAAGAGCCCTTTTCAGATCTCTCTGTCAGTTTTATGTGGTAGACCTTTATGGAATCCCATTTTCTTGCATCTGCATTGATCCTTCTAGTATTTGCTATTGTATTGGCCATTGCCAGTATAGAATTGCCCAACACCTTTTCAAAGCTTCTCCCATAAGCTAGGAATTCCACATCCGCAGTGTGCGATTGGTACTCAAATTTTTTAAACCTCATAAAAACCCTTTTGCAAACGAAATAACAATTGCTGATTTCATTAACATATAATCTAACAATCAAAATGTATATATTTTATAATCCTAAATAATATAAGTCCTATGAAGAAAAGAGTAACTGCTGAATTGTGATGATACCCATATCGGCTGAGGACTAAGTGTTGGAAATGAAAAGCGATATTGACTACAAAACGAACAAATTATTTGGGATTATAGTCCTACTCATCTCATTTTTAATCATAGAACTGAGCTCAATAATATCAACATCTTTTGTGATATCGGATACAAACCAAGCAAGCTACATAATAGTAGTAATGCTTATGCTTCCCCTAACGATCCTGTTCAGCATTAAAGAAGACATACACATAAGCAGGAAATGGTATGATTATGCAATAGGGATTGCGGTATTCATCCTGTATTTGACTGTATTTGCTTATGCCAGAGCCGCAATGTCATTTGGGTTTATGTCATATAGAATAGACGCACTGCTCCTGCCTTTAGTAATTATATCACTTACTTCTATAATATTCGGCTCTAAGAACATAAAAAAGTTCAAGTTTGTAATAATATACTCTCTTTTTGCATCCCCTGTCCTGCTGCTCCCTCTTTTAAAAGAGAATCTGGCGTTTACGTATCTTAATGCATCCTTGATATTCTCTGGAATAAAGTTATTCGACCCAAATCTGGTAAGAGTCGGGCTTGTCATAACTTCACCTCTAGGATATCAAATATCAATCGCATCAACATGTGCGGATATAGGAGCTTTCGTATCTATTATGATGTTTATGCTGCCCTTAGGTTATCTTTACAATGGCAAGCTGTCTCACAGAGCCTTGTGGATAGTGGTCTCGGTCGTGTTCCTCCTACTTCTTAATTTTTTCAGGATGTTTCTAATATCTTTGATTTGGATATACTATGGATTGAGTGCAGCGATATTAACTTTGCACTTGTTCTTCGGAGAACTAATATTTGACATAGTTATAATAGTCATGATACTTGTGGCGTCAAAGTTTGGGATGAGCATACCAAAGTTGAATAATAACAAATCCAAAACAAATTTCCAGAATCTAAAGAATTCTTTGATTAGAAGCGGATACATGGTTATTGTAATTGCTTTAATCTCTATAATTGGCATTTTCTTGTCTTATCCGATAACATCTTCAGTACAGCACAATCCAATCTCATTTGCAAGTGCTGTGCCAAACATGTCCGAAGTCCAGTTTATGCAGCCCTTGGAGGCGTCAAATATGACCATACTATACGTAGGCCAGGTTAACGGGTCTGCAGGAAGCGAGCCATTGGAAATTTTCACAATGACAAACAAGACATTTTCCAATAACTCCCTAATAAATGCGTTATCCTATGACGAAGCAGGCTTATCTGTTCCGACAATCCTCAAACTCGGAAATACAAAAACCATCAAAAGCAGCAGTGTTATTCTGAACAACGGAATCACTCTTCACTATGCTAAGGAGGTATCAAACGGTACAGTTTTTTACTCAAATCTCCTGTCAATACCATATAAGATCAGTGAAGAAAACCAGAGCAGATACGTCACTATAAACTACCTGTTAGCAACCACAAAAAACTTTACAAGTTGCAATATCGATTTACCAATACAAAACAGGTTTGACTCATTAATATACAACACCATAAATGGCAATAGCAATAAGGGAAGATATATTTGTGCGGCTTATAAAATAATAGATGGTGCAGGCAATGGAACATATGGATGATGGAGGCATAATAATATATAAGTGCATTAGTGGATCCCCGGTATTTTTATTCTTAAGGCGTGCAGAAGGATGGCTCGATATGCCTAAGGGCCATATAGAGAAGGGAGAAACAGAGATGCAAGCTTCAATAAGAGAGACCTTTGAAGAGACTGGGATAAAGGTGGAATCCATGGATCCTGACTTTAGTTACATAGACACGTACACTTTTGCGAATGGCAACTCTGAAATAAAAAAATCTGTCATGTTCTTTATGTCTAAAGTTAATCCTGCCATTGAGGTTAAAATTTCCAAAGAGCATGTAGGATATGAATGGCTTGGCTACAAGGAGGCATTGGAGAAAATAGAATTCAAGGACGAAGCAGAAACAATAAGGATAGCATATGACTACATAATCAATAAGAGAGCATGCAGGTAGGTTATCTGCATAACCATTATCCCAATGCTTAAATAGTTACTATTCCATTAACAAGTGGTATGGTAATATGGTAAGACTGCTTGTTTTAGGGGGAAGGTTTGCAGGTTTGACTGCTGCATATACCGCAAAGAGGCTGCTTGGAGACAGTATAGATGTAACATTGATAAATGATACTCCGTATTCTGCCTTTAGGCCAAACATGCTGCACGTGGGTATAGGAATTGCAAAGGCAGAAGATTACGAAGTTGACTTGAATTCTGCATTAACCGCAAAAGGGATAAACTTCATATTGGGAAGGGTAACCGGAGTAGATGCCAAGAGCAATAAGGTAAGCTATTCAACAAAAGATACGGAGGACGAAGCAATAGAATATGACTACCTAGTATTTGCGCTCGGGGCAAAACTCGGAATAGAACATATCAAAGGATGGAATGAATATGGTGCAAGCGCATGCGAGCCAGAATTGGCAAAAGCTCTATATGCAAGGTTGGAAAAATTTGAAGGCGGCAATATAGCCATAGGATCGGGATTATTTTACCAAGGAACATTGACACCCAGAGGCAACTATCCAAAGAATTGGTCAACCAAGATAGATTCAGCATGTGAAGGACCGGTATTTGAACTGTCACTGATGATACCTCCATTCCTTAAGAAAAAGGGTGTTTTGGATAAAACACACATAACAATTTTCTCTCCTGGTGAAGAGATACTCACAGATATATCAAAGGAATCTAGGAACATAGTAAAAACAATGTACTCAAACCAAGGATTCGACATGGTCTGGAATTTCAAGATAAAAGAGATAGATAAGGACAAAATCATAAGCGATGACGGAAAGGAGATAAAAGCGGACTTGGCAATAATACTTCCACCTTATGAGGCAAACGATGTAGTCAAGAATTCGACCTCGGACTTGTTTGACGATGGTGGATTCATGGTGA is a genomic window containing:
- a CDS encoding archease — protein: MRFKKFEYQSHTADVEFLAYGRSFEKVLGNSILAMANTIANTRRINADARKWDSIKVYHIKLTERSEKGSYLDLLWYVLQDALSIADYRGLFIFRVSSIEMHNGKTKDNVRVELDAVKKQDKYSYIEVKGVSKYNMSLKFADGVYKADIVIDV
- a CDS encoding archaeosortase/exosortase family protein, encoding MKSDIDYKTNKLFGIIVLLISFLIIELSSIISTSFVISDTNQASYIIVVMLMLPLTILFSIKEDIHISRKWYDYAIGIAVFILYLTVFAYARAAMSFGFMSYRIDALLLPLVIISLTSIIFGSKNIKKFKFVIIYSLFASPVLLLPLLKENLAFTYLNASLIFSGIKLFDPNLVRVGLVITSPLGYQISIASTCADIGAFVSIMMFMLPLGYLYNGKLSHRALWIVVSVVFLLLLNFFRMFLISLIWIYYGLSAAILTLHLFFGELIFDIVIIVMILVASKFGMSIPKLNNNKSKTNFQNLKNSLIRSGYMVIVIALISIIGIFLSYPITSSVQHNPISFASAVPNMSEVQFMQPLEASNMTILYVGQVNGSAGSEPLEIFTMTNKTFSNNSLINALSYDEAGLSVPTILKLGNTKTIKSSSVILNNGITLHYAKEVSNGTVFYSNLLSIPYKISEENQSRYVTINYLLATTKNFTSCNIDLPIQNRFDSLIYNTINGNSNKGRYICAAYKIIDGAGNGTYG
- a CDS encoding zinc ribbon domain-containing protein — encoded protein: MQLNKSVVKALKQIKKYSRETYNRTILNLDPRDTTQECSSCHYIKRGEEKLTLKDRIYCCNICGLEMDRDINASINILNRATLGQRGSHTQGENVRPQQEAVFEELRTDKTHPLLDAVIA
- a CDS encoding NAD(P)/FAD-dependent oxidoreductase, giving the protein MVRLLVLGGRFAGLTAAYTAKRLLGDSIDVTLINDTPYSAFRPNMLHVGIGIAKAEDYEVDLNSALTAKGINFILGRVTGVDAKSNKVSYSTKDTEDEAIEYDYLVFALGAKLGIEHIKGWNEYGASACEPELAKALYARLEKFEGGNIAIGSGLFYQGTLTPRGNYPKNWSTKIDSACEGPVFELSLMIPPFLKKKGVLDKTHITIFSPGEEILTDISKESRNIVKTMYSNQGFDMVWNFKIKEIDKDKIISDDGKEIKADLAIILPPYEANDVVKNSTSDLFDDGGFMVTDEHMRSLNYPNVYSCGDSNQMTVPKLGALATQTARIAMQDLANRLGVPTKIDSYAPDIICIADNPLENTAISIDDTTLYGGDKSIVQASPANHIKKELFAKYFMWTNGDMVLDKYLGSG
- a CDS encoding response regulator, which encodes MANIGEETNSDKKSSHYDEVLNVINTNQQIAYHDIKDALEKEISDSELDKTLKNLENDKKIISRSSGGIMTYYSLYDEPRISKIMIVEDDKNINKLMSISIGKGYDITQVYDGGEALGLIKKIHPNLIILDLMLPVIDGMQICERVKSDPELSSAIVILVSAMDPTSNRFKGIKNGADYYIKKPFDPLELRTLVTLFLKKKGKRFDPLIDLPDEERISAELERSLKQGEKYKIGTLSIENLGPYANRFGEHSAIILLRLISQLLQDLIKNKDLFVGFLNSDSFVIAGMEDDVNKAVEAAQKEFNAVLTFVVQDIGYRQIDLNLDNIFESNEIPKLALTYREAPKELIKERREKILIGKDQKSGDLGSYTYDELQKLFGREDLDVIITRDANGIKLRVGKVNNDKGEEK
- a CDS encoding bis(5'-nucleosyl)-tetraphosphatase encodes the protein MEHMDDGGIIIYKCISGSPVFLFLRRAEGWLDMPKGHIEKGETEMQASIRETFEETGIKVESMDPDFSYIDTYTFANGNSEIKKSVMFFMSKVNPAIEVKISKEHVGYEWLGYKEALEKIEFKDEAETIRIAYDYIINKRACR